A window of Fuerstiella sp. contains these coding sequences:
- a CDS encoding SDR family oxidoreductase, with the protein MTEKKVAIVTGAGSGIGRSAALALCREGYAVVLAGRKEDRLRETGELSGTAPVLVVPTDVTLENSVQQLFGRTTDMFGRVDVVFNNAGMGAPAIPLEDLTAEQWQQVVEVNLTGSFLCTREAFRVMKTQDPQGGRIINNGSISATAPRPFSSPYTATKHAITGLTKSTSLDGRAYNIACGQIDIGNAATEMTARMDSGVIQPNGTMMVEPRMDVEHVAQAVVYMAGLPLNANVQFMTVMATKMPLVGRG; encoded by the coding sequence ATGACTGAAAAAAAAGTGGCCATCGTAACGGGCGCCGGAAGCGGCATTGGTCGGAGTGCAGCGCTGGCTTTGTGCCGGGAGGGCTATGCCGTTGTTCTGGCAGGAAGAAAAGAGGACCGGCTGCGGGAGACCGGGGAACTGTCGGGAACGGCTCCGGTGCTGGTAGTCCCCACAGATGTAACCCTCGAAAATTCAGTACAGCAACTGTTTGGACGCACCACAGATATGTTCGGCCGTGTGGACGTGGTGTTCAATAATGCAGGAATGGGTGCGCCAGCCATTCCCCTGGAAGACCTCACCGCAGAACAGTGGCAACAGGTTGTCGAGGTGAATCTGACAGGTTCCTTTTTATGTACGCGCGAGGCGTTCCGGGTGATGAAGACTCAGGATCCGCAGGGAGGACGTATCATCAATAACGGGTCAATTTCCGCGACAGCACCAAGGCCGTTCTCGTCTCCCTATACGGCCACCAAGCACGCCATCACGGGTCTCACAAAGTCCACGTCGCTCGACGGTCGCGCGTACAATATTGCCTGCGGGCAGATTGATATCGGAAACGCCGCAACAGAAATGACCGCACGCATGGATTCCGGTGTGATTCAGCCGAACGGAACGATGATGGTCGAACCCCGGATGGACGTGGAACACGTTGCCCAGGCTGTAGTCTATATGGCAGGCCTGCCGCTGAACGCCAACGTACAGTTCATGACAGTGATGGCCACAAAAATGCCACTGGTCGGTCGTGGCTGA
- a CDS encoding lysophospholipid acyltransferase family protein, translating to MKIRNRTVHKIIAWSAVLLLRILFLTVRTDIRVAQKGAMTNAPPVGSVRYCFCLWHDIILAALFCHKAHSLSTLISRHEDGTYLSDLIGILGIRPIRGSTSRGGAQATKQLLEIPDQHICITPDGPRGPRHKMKDGITFIAARTGRPIVAVTVKATRCWKIPGRWSDIMIPKPFSKLVAITGVPIMVSSDLSREQIADTTARVQDEMDRLDALSDRLVMGDESVADLIVPRHQHMEKRVA from the coding sequence GTGAAGATCCGTAATCGAACTGTCCACAAAATCATCGCCTGGAGCGCAGTGCTGCTGCTGCGAATTCTGTTCCTGACGGTACGAACTGATATTCGCGTGGCCCAAAAAGGTGCCATGACCAACGCCCCTCCGGTGGGGTCAGTGCGTTACTGTTTCTGCCTGTGGCATGACATCATTCTTGCCGCTCTGTTCTGCCACAAAGCCCATTCGCTCTCAACCCTGATCAGTCGCCACGAGGACGGAACCTACCTGAGCGATCTGATCGGAATTCTGGGCATTCGTCCGATTCGCGGATCGACAAGTCGAGGAGGCGCTCAGGCGACAAAACAGCTGCTGGAAATCCCCGATCAGCACATCTGCATTACACCCGACGGACCACGTGGTCCACGTCATAAGATGAAGGATGGAATTACATTCATCGCAGCGCGAACGGGACGTCCGATTGTCGCGGTGACGGTGAAGGCCACACGATGCTGGAAAATTCCGGGCCGCTGGTCCGACATCATGATTCCCAAACCATTCTCTAAGCTGGTAGCCATTACCGGTGTACCAATCATGGTAAGCTCTGACCTGAGCCGGGAACAGATTGCCGACACGACTGCGCGGGTTCAGGATGAAATGGATCGGCTGGACGCGTTGAGTGACCGGCTGGTCATGGGTGATGAGTCCGTGGCTGATTTGATCGTTCCTCGGCATCAGCATATGGAAAAGAGAGTTGCCTGA
- a CDS encoding DUF3467 domain-containing protein produces MSEVSQEKRSADQPAQATQEIVVDDSNVHAGYANFCRVASTPEELILDLGLNPNPYAAGKVNVKVNQRIIMNHFSAKRLLSAVATALNRHEQTFGPLETDVRKRVRGAEAEETQNPS; encoded by the coding sequence GTGAGTGAAGTAAGTCAGGAAAAACGATCGGCAGACCAGCCTGCCCAGGCGACTCAGGAAATTGTGGTTGATGACTCCAACGTCCATGCCGGATACGCCAATTTTTGTCGTGTTGCCAGTACCCCCGAAGAGCTAATACTGGATTTGGGTCTCAACCCTAATCCGTATGCAGCAGGTAAGGTGAATGTTAAGGTCAACCAGCGGATTATTATGAATCATTTTAGCGCAAAACGTCTTCTGAGCGCTGTGGCCACAGCGCTGAACCGCCACGAACAAACGTTCGGCCCCCTTGAGACCGACGTTCGCAAACGTGTTCGCGGTGCCGAAGCCGAGGAAACACAGAACCCGTCCTGA
- a CDS encoding DUF1549 and DUF1553 domain-containing protein: MPVRFLQTLPVFVLLTAVAYAQATEQAGVDFDNDLQPILTRRGCNQGACHGKARGQGGFQLSLLGFDSDFDHEAITRDVRGRRVFPGAPDRSLLLMKPTGQVPHGGGVRLKVNSPEYELILQWIRQGVPRRVDAAPGLTSFSLTPDSVVLRYGQQQSLQTMAHYDDGSTRDVTSLTVFQSNEAPIASVTEHGQVTAGSITGSTAVMARYQGRIATCSVIIPRPEEVPADEYARLPVNNFIDELVWRRLQLLNITPSRICEDHVFLRRATTDICGRIPKPQEVQAFLEDPSADKRRKLVGRLLREPDFADHWANKWMDLLRPNPYHVGIKTVMSYDRWIRERFHQRMPWDEFVRELITARGGTWRNGAVTLFRDRRTPDEITTLVSQLFVGVRLECCKCHHHPFEKWGQDDFFGFAAYFGRLGRKGSGISAPISGSEEFIFAGKTGSVSHPVTGKIMAPKPLFGEAAVTANTVDPREVLVEWMTSPENHLFPQVMANRVWADLMGRGLVEPVDDFRATNPATNQPLLDALGESFRDSGFSMTELIRAIVCSHVYQLDSLPNERNVADTRNYSRHYRHRLRAEVLLDAFVDISGVARSFDAMPPGTKAKQIWTHRTTSLFLDTFGRPDPNQDPPCERTKESAVVQTLHLMNSEQMFQDIRNDEGHAARLAASGVSASELAETLYRMIYARGPTYEETQLVIDVLSEENVDRRRSVEDLMWAMINTPEFVFQN, encoded by the coding sequence ATGCCTGTTCGATTTCTTCAAACTCTGCCCGTTTTTGTACTGCTGACCGCTGTCGCGTACGCTCAGGCTACGGAACAGGCCGGAGTTGATTTCGATAACGACCTGCAGCCGATTTTGACTCGGCGCGGGTGCAATCAGGGCGCCTGTCACGGGAAGGCACGCGGTCAGGGGGGCTTTCAGCTTTCTTTGCTTGGTTTTGATTCTGACTTTGACCACGAAGCGATTACCAGGGACGTTCGTGGTCGACGTGTTTTTCCAGGTGCACCCGATCGAAGCCTTCTGCTGATGAAACCAACCGGCCAGGTGCCGCACGGTGGCGGAGTTCGGCTGAAAGTCAACAGCCCGGAATACGAGCTGATACTGCAGTGGATTCGCCAGGGAGTGCCTCGCCGTGTGGATGCAGCACCTGGACTGACGTCATTCAGTCTCACACCGGATTCTGTCGTTTTGCGATACGGTCAACAGCAGTCACTGCAGACGATGGCACACTATGACGACGGCAGCACCCGTGATGTCACGTCACTTACTGTTTTTCAGTCCAACGAAGCTCCGATTGCGTCCGTCACAGAACACGGTCAGGTGACGGCCGGTTCCATCACCGGAAGCACCGCTGTCATGGCACGCTATCAGGGCAGAATTGCAACTTGCAGTGTTATTATTCCTAGACCGGAAGAAGTTCCGGCGGACGAATACGCGCGGCTCCCGGTCAATAACTTTATTGATGAACTGGTGTGGCGGCGTCTGCAGCTGCTGAACATCACGCCTTCGCGGATTTGTGAGGACCATGTCTTTCTGAGGCGGGCAACCACAGACATCTGCGGTCGGATTCCCAAACCACAGGAAGTCCAGGCCTTTCTGGAAGATCCTTCCGCGGACAAGCGTCGCAAACTGGTGGGTCGTTTGCTGCGTGAGCCGGATTTTGCCGATCACTGGGCCAACAAATGGATGGATCTGCTGAGACCCAATCCCTACCACGTTGGGATCAAGACGGTCATGAGCTATGACCGGTGGATACGAGAACGCTTTCATCAGAGGATGCCGTGGGATGAGTTCGTTCGGGAACTGATCACGGCTCGGGGTGGAACGTGGCGGAATGGGGCGGTCACGCTTTTTCGCGATCGTCGGACGCCGGATGAAATCACCACACTCGTCAGTCAGCTGTTTGTGGGAGTTCGGCTTGAATGCTGCAAGTGTCATCATCACCCGTTTGAAAAATGGGGGCAGGATGATTTTTTTGGCTTTGCGGCCTACTTTGGAAGGCTGGGACGTAAAGGGTCAGGGATCTCCGCGCCAATCTCCGGATCAGAAGAATTTATCTTTGCAGGTAAAACCGGGAGTGTGTCGCATCCCGTCACCGGAAAGATCATGGCACCGAAGCCCCTGTTTGGCGAAGCAGCAGTCACAGCGAATACCGTTGATCCCCGTGAGGTTCTGGTGGAATGGATGACGTCACCGGAAAATCATCTGTTTCCTCAGGTGATGGCCAATCGTGTCTGGGCTGACCTGATGGGGCGAGGCCTTGTCGAACCGGTGGATGATTTCCGGGCGACAAACCCGGCTACGAATCAGCCGCTGCTGGATGCTCTCGGTGAAAGCTTTCGTGATAGCGGATTTTCAATGACGGAGCTCATCAGGGCCATTGTTTGCTCACATGTGTATCAGCTGGATTCTCTGCCAAACGAACGTAATGTGGCTGATACACGCAATTATTCGCGTCACTATCGGCATCGGCTGCGCGCCGAAGTTCTGCTGGATGCGTTTGTTGATATTTCGGGGGTCGCCCGGTCATTTGACGCAATGCCGCCTGGAACGAAGGCAAAGCAGATCTGGACCCACCGTACGACATCACTGTTTCTGGATACATTCGGACGTCCGGATCCCAATCAGGATCCACCGTGTGAAAGGACAAAAGAATCGGCAGTTGTCCAGACTTTGCATCTGATGAACTCTGAACAGATGTTTCAGGACATCCGGAATGATGAAGGTCATGCGGCTCGTCTGGCGGCTTCGGGAGTGAGTGCATCAGAACTGGCCGAAACGCTGTACCGAATGATCTATGCACGCGGGCCAACATACGAAGAGACGCAGCTGGTGATCGATGTCCTCAGTGAGGAAAACGTCGATCGACGCCGGTCCGTTGAAGATCTGATGTGGGCCATGATCAATACGCCCGAATTTGTATTTCAAAACTAA
- a CDS encoding DUF1501 domain-containing protein, whose translation MALRKNCEGTTRRDCLQFGIGGLLGGSLINTLRVRGESAGVSGGPKPTADHVILIWMDGGPTHFETFDPKPDAPAEFRGEFGYVKTSVPGVLYSEHMVRLAAGLDDCAMIRSIRHSHGNHGAGNHYMMTGAPTRIPVGCGAFVSFHPSMGSVIAKERGKDNGLPPYFTTPRMSRSGGPSFLGAKHAPFVVPDNPNTEKFKVRDVALPRDLAVNRFDRRTDLRSKIDKLVRLNSEVAGDPVAAFDEYQEQGYSLVTSPRAQQAFDISKESGSMRERYGRNEFGQRCLLARRLVEAGVPFITVYDGGWDSHRNLFGSLGKRLPNWDNSVATLIQDLKERGLLDTTLVIAMGEFGRTPRISTLSGTSSPGRDHWANAMSVLMAGGGTPGGTVVGSTDRKGYAALDRVLSPENLMSTIYHKMGIDPGQILYTPDGRPVHLVSDPAPISELI comes from the coding sequence ATGGCACTCCGGAAAAACTGCGAAGGTACCACTCGTCGAGACTGTCTTCAGTTTGGCATTGGTGGACTGCTGGGCGGCAGCCTGATCAATACGCTGCGCGTTCGGGGTGAGTCGGCCGGTGTGTCCGGGGGACCTAAACCGACCGCGGACCACGTGATTTTAATCTGGATGGATGGTGGGCCAACTCACTTTGAAACATTTGATCCCAAGCCGGATGCTCCGGCCGAGTTTCGCGGGGAGTTCGGATACGTTAAGACATCGGTTCCGGGCGTTTTGTATTCAGAACACATGGTCAGACTGGCTGCAGGTCTGGACGACTGCGCCATGATCCGATCGATTCGACACAGTCATGGAAATCACGGTGCCGGTAACCACTATATGATGACCGGGGCACCAACACGAATCCCGGTTGGTTGTGGAGCGTTCGTCAGTTTTCATCCGAGTATGGGTTCGGTCATTGCCAAAGAGCGAGGCAAAGACAACGGATTGCCTCCGTATTTCACCACGCCGCGCATGTCACGATCCGGCGGCCCCAGTTTTCTTGGCGCAAAACACGCTCCGTTCGTTGTTCCGGATAATCCGAACACCGAAAAATTCAAAGTACGGGACGTCGCCCTGCCACGTGACCTGGCGGTCAATCGGTTTGATCGACGAACGGATCTGAGGTCCAAAATTGATAAACTGGTCCGACTCAACTCTGAAGTGGCCGGAGATCCTGTGGCAGCGTTTGATGAGTATCAGGAACAGGGATACAGCCTGGTCACATCTCCGCGTGCTCAACAGGCCTTTGATATTTCAAAGGAATCCGGTTCGATGCGCGAACGTTACGGTCGTAATGAATTCGGCCAGCGCTGCCTGCTGGCTCGTCGGCTGGTGGAGGCCGGTGTTCCCTTCATTACCGTATATGATGGTGGCTGGGACAGTCACCGAAACCTGTTTGGCTCTTTGGGCAAACGTTTGCCGAACTGGGATAATTCTGTTGCCACTCTGATTCAGGACCTGAAAGAACGGGGACTTCTCGACACAACGCTGGTCATAGCGATGGGTGAGTTCGGTCGCACTCCAAGAATCTCGACGTTATCCGGTACCAGTTCTCCGGGGCGCGATCACTGGGCGAATGCGATGTCGGTTCTCATGGCCGGTGGGGGAACACCCGGTGGAACCGTTGTTGGTTCAACCGACCGCAAGGGGTATGCGGCGCTTGATCGCGTCCTGTCACCAGAGAATCTGATGTCGACGATCTATCACAAAATGGGGATCGATCCAGGGCAGATTCTGTACACACCGGATGGTCGGCCAGTGCATCTCGTCAGCGATCCTGCGCCGATCAGTGAGCTGATTTGA